Below is a genomic region from Echinicola rosea.
GCCATTAGCTGTTCGTGACTTTCGATGGGCATATTGCTTGCAGCAGCCAATTTTTCGAGATATGCATGATACTCGTTTGGTTGTTCTACTGCAAAGGATTTGTCCGGACGGAAGGTAGGGAAGAGTCCAATGGGCATACCATTATCAGCTGCCATTTTGTGGTATTGCAGATTGTCGGTAGGATCGTCGGTGGTGCAGACCGTTTCCACCTTCATTCCTGCCAGTAAGGATTGGGTATTATGGGAATCTTGTTGGAGCTGCGCCGTCGTTTCTTGGTAAACCGCGTCGGCGTTGTCAGCAGAAAGTAAATCACCGATATCAAAATACCGAAGTAGTTCCAAGTGCGTCCAGTGGTACAGTGGATTTCTCATCGTATATGGAACGGTATGCGCCCATTGCTGAAATTTCTCCTGATCGGTGGCATTTCCAGTGATGTATTTTTCCTGAATCCCAAAAGTTCTCATTGCCCTCCATTTGTAATGGTCTCCTGCGAGCCATATTTGGGAGATGTTCTCAAATTTTCGGTTTTCTGCTAGGTCTTTGGGAGATAGGTGACAATGGTAGTCAATTATCGGCATCCTTTTAGCATAATCGTGATAAAGGATGTTTGCCATTTCCGTTTTTAGTAAAAAATCCTCTTGGATAAAAGTGGATTTTATTTTGGGTTCAGGAGTACTCATATCGCCTTATTTTTTTCGCTAAAGCACTGATGATCGAAGTAAGAATAGTGTTCTGCAAAAGTGCGTTTAGCCCAATTATGATAGGTTTCAGTGTTAAACTTTTTCTTCTGTAAAATAAAATTTGATTAGTGGGCTTGAAATGCCCCGTTTGGTTATATTTCAAGCCAAAATCTTGTCTTAAGATCAAGTAATAATAGCCAATGTTTGCTGTTTTTTTAAGAAATGAGCTCACTTTAATCACGGAATCGTTTTCGTTTATTTCAGGTGAGTTCATACCAGTTGGTGTTTTATTGTGAAGGAAGTAGGGAGAGATTGGCGAAATACCTTAAATTTGATGTGCAATAACCCCAAGCGGTATGTTTTTATGAGTGGTGTTAATATAAAAAAACTGGCTGAAGTATTGAACTTGGCACCTTCTACGGTATCCAGGGCACTTAATGACAGCTATGAAATAAGCGAAAAAACGAAGAAAAGGGTGCAGGAAGTGGCCAAGCAAATGAATTATCAGCCAAATCCATTTGCACGTAGTCTGAGAGAGCACAGGAGCAAGACCATCGCCATGATCATACCGGACCTGGTCAATAATTTTTTTGCGCAGGTGATCGAAGGGGTAGAAGAAATCACCCAGCAGTTTGGCTATCACTTATTGGTGTACCATACGCATGAAAACCTGGAAAAAGAAAAAGAAATCGTCACGCATTTGCTCAATGGACGAGTAGATGGCATTATGATGTCGGTCTCGCACCAGACCAAAGAAACAGAACATTTGCTCAATGTTTATGAAAAACGTATTCCTATTATCTTCTTTGATCGAATTTGTGAAACGATCCCGACCACTAAGTTCGTGACCAATGGATATGAAAGTGGCTATGAACTGACCAGCCATATGATAAATGAGGGCTGTAAGCGGATCGCCTTTTTATTGCTGTCAAGGGAGATCTCCATTAGCCAGCAGCGCCTAAGGGGATATTTGGATGCCTTAAAAGACCATGGCATAGGAGAGGACGAGGCACTGGTCCTGAAGTGTGAGAATTCTGATGAGGAAAACCACCGTATCATTAAGAATTTCTTGTGCAGCGAAGCTAAGCCGGATGGGGTTTTGGCAGCAGTGGAAAAATTGGCCATTAGCACTTACTATGTGGCCCATGATTTGAAGTTGGATATTCCCAATGAGCTGAAAGTCGCTTGTTTTTCGAACATGAAAATAGCTGATCTCTTAAATCCAAGCCTTACCACGGTAGCACAGCCCACGCATGAGTTTGGGAGACAGGCAGCTAGCTTACTGATGAATAAGCTGACCAAAAAAAATGCTCCGGATTTTGAGGATACGGTGATTACTTTGCCTTCCACGCTGCACATCAGAAAATCATCTCGGTTACTGTAAAAAAACGCCAACTGAATAGCATTCAGCTGGCGTTTTAAAAATTGGTGGTTTATCGTAATATTAGTACCCTGGATTTTGCGGGAAGGCATCATTGCCTCCGGCGACTCTGTCTATTTGATCCTGAGGAATCGGCCTTAAGATATGGGTGTCTTTAATGTTTGGAGCACCAGCGGTATTGTGTAGCTTGACCCTTTCCACTAACACGCCCCACCTTACCAAGTCCATCCATCTTTTTTGCTCGCCCAAAAGTTCTCTTGCACGTTCGTCCATGATGAATTCAAGGTCCAGTTCAGCAGCAGTGATTTCCATATCAGCTTCCATTCCCGGCCAAGCGGCCCTTCTTCTGATGGCGTTTATGTTTTCAACGGCATTATCGATGTTGCCTTGCTGAAATTGCGCTTCTGCTAGCATCAGGTAAGTATCTGCCAGCCTGAAAGCGATATAATCCCTGCCACCGGCTGCTTGGGTCTTATCCTGTCTGCCCGGATCCAAGTGCTTGTTAAGGGTCGGATATAGCTTATCCGTGTACATGCTAGGGGTCAGTATTTGATAGGGTTTGGATGCTCTTTCAGTTTCCGGGATTTCATAACCCGGTATATAGATCGCTGTATCACCCTCCGCAAATGAAACCGTATTTTTGCTGAGGTCAAAAGTCGTATTGTAGTCTCCTGGACTATTGCTGTAAAAAACATCTTTGAAGGATTTTTGATACCGGGCATCCACATCTCGGTTTACAAAGACTTCATTCAGGGTGTAATCCGTAGGACGATACCGTTTCCATGGCCTGCCGTTGGCGACGTCCCTTTGCATTCCTGGTTGGACATCATATTCCATTAAGAAATAAAGGTGTGTATTGTTTCCGCCCCCATTGGTAAGTGGATCACGGGTGTATTGTATGCTGAAGATGACCTCATCATTGATTTCATTGCCAAACGCATAAACGTCACCAAAATCAGGGAGCAATCGAAAACCATAATCGTCGATTACGTTCTGAAAATAGGACTCCGCATTGGCAAAATCACTTCCTTCAGCTGCCTCCGAGTAGCCTTTGGTCAAATAGACCAATCCCAATAAATGCTCCGCAGCTGCTCGGGTAGCCCTTCCGTAATCGGAGGCTCGCATAGTGCTCTCCAAGTCGGGCATAGCAGCTTCCAAATCTGCGATGATGGCTGCGTACATTTCGGCTACCGTGGACCTGTTTACCTCATTGGTGGGCAGGACGGTTTCTGACAGCTGCAGGTCCACGCCACCAAAGTGCTGCGTCAAGAGGAAATAATGATGGGCACGTATAAACTTGGCTTCTGCGATGTACTGAGCCATTAACGCTTCATCTATTCCGGTCACTTCTGGTGCACGGGCGATCACCGCGTTACAGGTATTGATACCTTCGTAAAAAAGACTCCAAACTTCTCGAACATGTCCGGTTCTGGAGTCAAATTGAGAAGTGTATTGGTTCATGAATTTCCAACTGCCATCGGCTCCATTGGTATAGGTATCTGTTCCGAATATGGTGAAGTTGTTACCTCTTTCGGTACCATAAAATGACCGGAAGGTGCTATAGGCGGCATTGATTCCATCACGGAGACCACTTGGAGTGTTCAAATAGTCATCGCCGATGTTGGAAATTACCTCCTCATCGAGGACTCCATCGCAAGCAGGCAGTGCGGTAATTCCAAATCCTAAAGTGCATGCCAGAAGAACTTGGGACAGTTTGTTTTTATATCTATTGATTCGCATGAGTTCTTGTTTTTAAATCCTACATTAAAATTTAGCATTGATGCCAAAAGTGAACGACGTAACCGCCGGTGAGATGTTGGCATTTACCTCTCCTGCACCGACTCCCTGGTCGCCATCTAGGTACACCTCTGGATCAATTCCTTTGTATTTGCTCCTATACTTGGCAAAAATAAACGGCTGCTGGATGCTGGAATAGATCCTTAGGCTGGTCATGCCCAATTTGGAAGCAATTTTATCAGAGAAATTGTAACCTAAATTAATGTTTCTGATTTTGATAAAGGAGCCATCAAAGTATGACATCGAACTGGCATATTTGGGGCTTTCCTGGTTTTGGTTTGGTCTTGGGAAATCGTTTGTCGGATTATCGGGTGTCCAGTAATTTACCGCTAAGTTGTTGTATCTCCCAAACAGGCTGTTAAACTGATCATGGAATCGGCTTCTGATCATAGATCCAAACCTTCCATAGATAAAAAACGATAGGTCAAAGTTTTTGTAAGAGAACCTATTGGTCATGCCCAAAACGAAATCAGGTACTGCGGAACCGAGGATTTGACGGTCATCCGCATTGATTTGGCCATCGTTGTTGATGTCTTCTACCCTAATTTCGCCCACATTGTCCTCATAGGATTCCGCGAGGTCGGCTTGGTCCGTCTGCCATATACCTATTTTTTTATAATCATAAAAGACGGTCAGGGCTTCTCCTACAAAACGACCTGCCGAGATATCGTCTCCATTTGGAAGTTCCAGGATTTCTTCCCTGTTTCTATTAAAAATCAGGTCCGTGGTCCAAGTGAAATTGGTGTTGTCTATGTTGACGCTGTTTACGGTCAGTTCGATTCCACGGTTTTGGGTCTTGCCTACATTGGTGGTATAGCCGCTAAAGCCAATGGAATAGGGTAGAGGCTGTGGGGCGAGGAGATCCTTTGTGGTGGTAACGTAATATTCAAAACTACCACCGATCCTTCCGGCAATCAGCGAAAAGTCCAACCCGGCGTTTAGCGTGGTGGACGTTTCCCAGCGTAGGTTGGGATTGCCAATGGTGTTTGGCCCATATCCAAAAGCCGGATTGTTATCATAGGCATAGGTGCTTCTGCCCAGTAGGGCTTGAGTCTGATAAGGATCAATGGCCTGATTACCGATAGAACCATAACTAACCCTTAGCTTCAGCTGGTCAAAGGTGTTGTTAGCCTTGAAGAATGGCTCATCACTGACATTCCACCCCAATGCCACAGAGGGGAAATAGGCAAATTTATTGTTCTCTCCAAACTTGGAAGAACCATCGGCCCTTAAAGTACCGGTCACCAGGTATTTTCCTTTATAATTGTAGTTTAACCTGCCCATAAAGGAGAGCAAGGTCCACTGCACCAAATTGGTATTGGCTCCAGTGATTTGACTGGCATCTCCCAGTCTGTTGTAGCTTTGGGATTCTGCCGGAATGCCCTGAACGTTCAAAGACGTCTCTTCAAGGTTGTCCTTTTGGAAGGATTGTAGTCCGGTAAATTTAAATTCATGGTCTTCTCCAAAAGTACGGTCATAAGTAATGATATTTTCCAAGGTATAGTTGAACCTGAAATCTTCGTTTACACTTCCTGTAGGATCTCCGCCTCTTCTGGAATTGGTCTGGGAGCCAGTGAAACGTCCGTTTCTGTCAATGGTGATGTCCGGACCGAAATTAACCCGGTAGGTCAGCCCGTCGATGATTTTCCATTCTGCGTAGATGCTGTTAAAAATTCTGTACCTTTTGGTCAGGTCAATATTAGCCCCTGGAACAATCTCAGCCAAAGGATTGGTCCTGAGCCCATCTGAAGTGGGAAGGAAAATAAGATTTCCGTCTTCGTCATACGGTTTACCGAGTGGATTTTCCTGCATGGCACCACCGATAGGGTTAAAATTCTCTCCATTTCGTTCGCTGTAGGAGACCAGTGTGGACGTCCCAAAACGGATCTTATCATTGATCTTGTGATCTATGTTGGCACGGAAGTTATATCGTGTATAATCTTGGTTGATCACGACACCTTTGTCTTGGAAAAAACCTCCGGAGACGAAAAACTGAGTTTTTTCACTTCCTCCTGATACGGATACCTGGTGGCTTTGGATGGCCCCAGTGCGGGTAAGGGCACCGACATAATCGGTCGTTCTCCCAGCTGCGATTCCCTCCAGTTCTACTGGTTCAAATAATGCTTCGTCCGCTTCCGCAGTGGAAGGGCCTTCAGGATAATCGCCAGTTGTCCTTCTGGATTCTCTTTTGTATTCGGCAAATTCAGGTCCATTGAAAACCTCAATGTTTCCCAATGATTTGTTGAATCCATAGTATGAGTCCAAAGAAACGACCGTTTTGCCCGTGGTACCCCGTTTGGTGGTGACTAATACCACGCCGTTGGCACCTCTGGATCCGTAGATGGCCGTAGCGGAAGCGTCCTTGAGGATTTCCATGGAGGTAATGTCGTTAGGGTTAATGTCATTGATTCCTCCAGCGATGGGAATTCCATCTACTACGTATAAAGGTTCGTTACTTGCATTGAACGATCTCCTACCACGGATCCGTACTTGTGGTGCTGCGCCAGGCTTACTGCCTGGGGAAGTCACATCCACCCCCGAAGAACGGCCTTGAAGGGCTTGGCGGGCATCGGTAATGGGTTGGTCAGTGATTTCTTTGGCACCTACCGAGGAGATGGCTCCAGTGAGTTGGCTCTTTTTTACCGAACCATAGCCCACGACTACCACTTCCTCAAGGTCAGAAACGTCCGGATCCAACTTCACATCGATGGTCGTTTGGGTGCCAAGGGTAATCTCGGTAGTCTTATATCCAATAAAGGAAAATTGTAGGACCTGGCCTTCACTGGCCATGATGGTGTAGTTGCCATCGATGTCAGCGGCGGTCCCTGTACTGGATCCTTTGATAAGGACTGCAGCTCCAGGGATGGGCATGTCATTTTCATCCGTGATGGTGCCTGTGACCTGGGTATTTTGCCCGAGCAATGGACCAGAAAACAGCAATAGGAACAGTACTATTCCTAATGATAGGTAATTTTTGCTTTGCATAATTATTTGGTTTATTGTTAATCATTAAAAGGGTTTCAAGTGGCTAAGAAAAATTCCAAAAATGAATTTTTAGGTTATTATGACAATCAAATTAGACAATGTTATGGATCAATTCAATTTCAAATATTAATTTATTTACGGAATCGATTTCGTATTTATTGTTTTATGTAATCAGTTGTGGTCGGTATAAAATTGATATAATTGGGAAAATATCGTTATAAATAAATGGTGAGTATTTTGGTGATAATTCTGTATGATGAGTAAAATCAAGTGGAATAGTATTATTAGGGGATATAGGTGGCGCATGGTCGCCTTGCTTTTTATGGCTACCGCAATCAAATATATTGACAGAAATGTGCTTTCATTTACCATGATCGATGAGGGATTCAGAAGGGAGATGTTAAATGTTCCTGAGTCATCACCGCTTACTGCCGATCTGATTGGGAGATTTAAGGTCCTGATGGGCTATGTGGATGCCAGTTTTAAATTTGCTTATGCCATTGGATTTGTGCTGATGGGTTATTTTATCGACCGGGTATTGGTCAAAAAAGGCTATAGTATTGCCATAGCCATTTGGAGCTTTGCGGGTATTGCTACGGCTTTTGTGAGCAGTTTTAGAGGGCTTAGCATTACCCGGTTTGTTTTTGGATTTGGGGAATCGGCCAATTTTCCCGCAGCCATAAAAACCATAGCAGAGTGGTTTCCGAAAAAAGAACGTTCCTTTGCCACTGGAATCTATAATGCTGGTGCCAATGTAGGGATCATGGCCACTGCGCTCATCGTACCTGCTTTGATTATCCATTTGGGATGGCGGTGGTCGTTTTTGTGTACTGGTGTTTTAGGGGTGATGTTGCTAGTTTGTTGGCGGCTGATTTATAGACCTCTTGCCTCGCATCCACAAGTAAGTGCAGAGGAGCAACAATATATCGAATCTGATCATGCACCAGCTTCCAATAATACCAAGGTGCCGTGGAAAAATCTCCTGAAGACAAGGGGGGCGTGGGCAATTGCATTGGGAAAGTTTTTCACAGATCCCATTTGGTGGTTTTATCTTACCTGGCTACCTGATTTTTTTAATAGCAATGAAGCACTCGAAACCAAATTGGATTTAACAGGATTGGCACTTCCCTTTATCGTGATCTATTTTACTTCTGATTTGGGAAGTGTTTTTTTTGGTTGGCTTTCGGGAAAATTTATCAGTATGGGGTGGACGGTGAATAAAAGCCGGAAAGTGACACTGTTGCTTTGTGCCCTGTTGGTAGTACCCTTGATTTTTGCCGCTAAGGTAGCCAATGTTCACCTGGCAATGGTATTGGTGGCGATCGCTGCGGCAGCCCACCAAGGCTGGTCTGCTAATTTGTTTACCCTTTCTTCCGATATTTTCCCCAAACGAGTGGTCGGGTCTGTAGTCGGATTGGCGGGGATGGTCGGAGGGATCGGAGGGACGATCTTTGCCGCTTTTGCAGGAATCATTCTGGTGAATTGGGGCTATTTTCCCATCTTTATGATGGCTTCGGCGTCTTATTTGATCGCGTTGCTGATTATTCACCTCCTCGTTCCAAGGATTGGGTGATGCCTCGAGGGTAATTCCAATATGGACCTGTGTTTGGTTTTTACTGCTATTTCTTTGGGTAGAATGCTGGTTTAATGCCGATTAGTTAGTGTGTATCTGGAAAATATGGGGTCTATATTTTTTCCTTGGGCAGTTATTTTTCTAGCTAAATTTCTAGGTGGTTTTCATCCCTTTACCTTTGTTACTTTTTTGACCTGAAGCAAAAAAGTAACCAAAAAAAACCGCCGCTACGCCACGGCGCACAGGTGTGCAGCTATTGGCCTAAAATTAAAACCTCCCCTCATGCAGGCAAACTCCTCCTGTCTAAAGCCAGGTAAACCTTCTTTAGCCGCCAACATTCTTTTTGGTCAGCCTTTCGTCAAACAAGCCTGCCTTTTTGCCCACCCGCTATTTAATTTCTTAACGCCCAATACCTGCAAGGCGGATTCAGTTAATAACCTGAGCTCGACTTAATTTTTGTATTAAAATCGTCATAGCGAACCCTTTTAAGGAGGATGTGGGTTGGAAAAGGGTGTGGCAATCCCGAAATACTGAGGCTGCCACGGCTTCCACTCCTCATATCTCCCTCTAAGCCTCGCAGTGACGATTTTAAAATCGAACTGAGGTTAATAAGTCCCAAAAAGGTATCGCTTCCTTATGACGGCCCTTGGTATGCCTGTTTTCCAGCCGATGGTGGAGGCCGTTAAGAAAGTGAGTTGGCTCGCGTCGTGGAACAGCGAGACCCACTCACTTTTAGGCCGTAGCCATCGGGTGGAAATTAAAATGGGTGACGGATCTCGGTCGCAGGGGAAATCCATGTCCCATTTTAAAGGGCAGACCACTGGCCTAGATTTTTTTCTTTCTTTTTTCATCAATGGAAAAAAGGAAAAGGATAAAATCCACCAAAATGGCCAAAGCCATACAGTTAAAGTCAAATAGAATAGAAACTCCTAGCAGGTGAAAACAGGGAAATGTCCTTAACTAAACGGCATTGAGTGTGGGTTTAATAGTTTGAACCTGATTTAATCCATCCAAGTGAAGATAAGGATTTATTTAAATGCATCAGCTTTATGGTAGGCATCAATCAGGGCTTGTTCTCCTTCTTTTCCTGGTGAGGCATTCCCATGTTCCATCCCACAAATTCCCTTGAATCCTTTATGGTCAATCCATTTAAAGACGTTTTGGTAATTGATTTCTCCAGTTCCGGGCTCTTTTCTTCCGGGATTATCACCGATTTGTATATAGGCAATTTCCTCCCAGCAAAGCTCCATGTTCGGGATTAGATTGCCTTCATTTCGCTGCATGTGGTAAATGTCATAGAGAATTTTGACAGCAGGGCTGTC
It encodes:
- a CDS encoding LacI family DNA-binding transcriptional regulator encodes the protein MSGVNIKKLAEVLNLAPSTVSRALNDSYEISEKTKKRVQEVAKQMNYQPNPFARSLREHRSKTIAMIIPDLVNNFFAQVIEGVEEITQQFGYHLLVYHTHENLEKEKEIVTHLLNGRVDGIMMSVSHQTKETEHLLNVYEKRIPIIFFDRICETIPTTKFVTNGYESGYELTSHMINEGCKRIAFLLLSREISISQQRLRGYLDALKDHGIGEDEALVLKCENSDEENHRIIKNFLCSEAKPDGVLAAVEKLAISTYYVAHDLKLDIPNELKVACFSNMKIADLLNPSLTTVAQPTHEFGRQAASLLMNKLTKKNAPDFEDTVITLPSTLHIRKSSRLL
- a CDS encoding RagB/SusD family nutrient uptake outer membrane protein — translated: MRINRYKNKLSQVLLACTLGFGITALPACDGVLDEEVISNIGDDYLNTPSGLRDGINAAYSTFRSFYGTERGNNFTIFGTDTYTNGADGSWKFMNQYTSQFDSRTGHVREVWSLFYEGINTCNAVIARAPEVTGIDEALMAQYIAEAKFIRAHHYFLLTQHFGGVDLQLSETVLPTNEVNRSTVAEMYAAIIADLEAAMPDLESTMRASDYGRATRAAAEHLLGLVYLTKGYSEAAEGSDFANAESYFQNVIDDYGFRLLPDFGDVYAFGNEINDEVIFSIQYTRDPLTNGGGNNTHLYFLMEYDVQPGMQRDVANGRPWKRYRPTDYTLNEVFVNRDVDARYQKSFKDVFYSNSPGDYNTTFDLSKNTVSFAEGDTAIYIPGYEIPETERASKPYQILTPSMYTDKLYPTLNKHLDPGRQDKTQAAGGRDYIAFRLADTYLMLAEAQFQQGNIDNAVENINAIRRRAAWPGMEADMEITAAELDLEFIMDERARELLGEQKRWMDLVRWGVLVERVKLHNTAGAPNIKDTHILRPIPQDQIDRVAGGNDAFPQNPGY
- a CDS encoding SusC/RagA family TonB-linked outer membrane protein gives rise to the protein MQSKNYLSLGIVLFLLLFSGPLLGQNTQVTGTITDENDMPIPGAAVLIKGSSTGTAADIDGNYTIMASEGQVLQFSFIGYKTTEITLGTQTTIDVKLDPDVSDLEEVVVVGYGSVKKSQLTGAISSVGAKEITDQPITDARQALQGRSSGVDVTSPGSKPGAAPQVRIRGRRSFNASNEPLYVVDGIPIAGGINDINPNDITSMEILKDASATAIYGSRGANGVVLVTTKRGTTGKTVVSLDSYYGFNKSLGNIEVFNGPEFAEYKRESRRTTGDYPEGPSTAEADEALFEPVELEGIAAGRTTDYVGALTRTGAIQSHQVSVSGGSEKTQFFVSGGFFQDKGVVINQDYTRYNFRANIDHKINDKIRFGTSTLVSYSERNGENFNPIGGAMQENPLGKPYDEDGNLIFLPTSDGLRTNPLAEIVPGANIDLTKRYRIFNSIYAEWKIIDGLTYRVNFGPDITIDRNGRFTGSQTNSRRGGDPTGSVNEDFRFNYTLENIITYDRTFGEDHEFKFTGLQSFQKDNLEETSLNVQGIPAESQSYNRLGDASQITGANTNLVQWTLLSFMGRLNYNYKGKYLVTGTLRADGSSKFGENNKFAYFPSVALGWNVSDEPFFKANNTFDQLKLRVSYGSIGNQAIDPYQTQALLGRSTYAYDNNPAFGYGPNTIGNPNLRWETSTTLNAGLDFSLIAGRIGGSFEYYVTTTKDLLAPQPLPYSIGFSGYTTNVGKTQNRGIELTVNSVNIDNTNFTWTTDLIFNRNREEILELPNGDDISAGRFVGEALTVFYDYKKIGIWQTDQADLAESYEDNVGEIRVEDINNDGQINADDRQILGSAVPDFVLGMTNRFSYKNFDLSFFIYGRFGSMIRSRFHDQFNSLFGRYNNLAVNYWTPDNPTNDFPRPNQNQESPKYASSMSYFDGSFIKIRNINLGYNFSDKIASKLGMTSLRIYSSIQQPFIFAKYRSKYKGIDPEVYLDGDQGVGAGEVNANISPAVTSFTFGINAKF
- a CDS encoding MFS transporter, which encodes MATAIKYIDRNVLSFTMIDEGFRREMLNVPESSPLTADLIGRFKVLMGYVDASFKFAYAIGFVLMGYFIDRVLVKKGYSIAIAIWSFAGIATAFVSSFRGLSITRFVFGFGESANFPAAIKTIAEWFPKKERSFATGIYNAGANVGIMATALIVPALIIHLGWRWSFLCTGVLGVMLLVCWRLIYRPLASHPQVSAEEQQYIESDHAPASNNTKVPWKNLLKTRGAWAIALGKFFTDPIWWFYLTWLPDFFNSNEALETKLDLTGLALPFIVIYFTSDLGSVFFGWLSGKFISMGWTVNKSRKVTLLLCALLVVPLIFAAKVANVHLAMVLVAIAAAAHQGWSANLFTLSSDIFPKRVVGSVVGLAGMVGGIGGTIFAAFAGIILVNWGYFPIFMMASASYLIALLIIHLLVPRIG